A part of Miscanthus floridulus cultivar M001 chromosome 6, ASM1932011v1, whole genome shotgun sequence genomic DNA contains:
- the LOC136460860 gene encoding uncharacterized protein: MDGASGLNILYASTLELLEINRSRLRGDAVPFHGIVLGKRTRPLGRIDLPCIEYAEALVEAETVIANLDRLGGEAPDSKRHAGTFEPMEAIKLVLVDRACPDDRALRISATLDIK, translated from the exons atggacggagccagtggcctcaacatcctctacgccagcaccctggagctcctggagatcAACCGGTCGAGGCTCCGGGGTGATGccgtgcctttccacggcatcgtgctagggaaacgcacgcgacccctcgggcgcatcgaccttccc tgcattgagtacgccgaggctctcgtggaggccgagaccgtcatcgccaacctcgaccggCTCGGCGGcgaggcacctgactccaagcgtcatgCCGGGACGTTTGAGCccatggaggccatcaagctcgtcctagTTGACcgcgcctgccccgacgaccgggcgctgaggatcagcgccactctcgacatcaaatag
- the LOC136460861 gene encoding uncharacterized protein, whose protein sequence is MTIEATTAEARAPRTTEATMAEAGAPGTTEATMVEAEAPGTIEADVIAARPLAQEVEMEAMEASVAPLGQGPPSLWESAREVEVLLISSDDTSPVQEMVDAKVAGTVEQPSWDDPEVEPLFTLEDAVEGGCWDTFEQYHQLAERSLRTALSMVADDLPEVAQVEAATAQEQVAPLAALVKELEEELTHMAGDRDAFRSRAEEAMASGKALAGQLGAEQSAHQLTKELGREASRAVEGTQVEAQCLKEKAEASQAKALRWKEKAESEAKVTWAAEASVAVQAVLETEIGEHNALKDAARIACEALGVEGVQSSSSLGSHLIALSGQVRERL, encoded by the exons ATGACCATCGAGGCCACGACGGCGGAGGCCAGAgctcccaggaccaccgaggccacgatggcggaggccggagcccctgggaccaccgaggccacgatggtagAGGCCGAAGCCCCTGGGACCATCGAGGCTGACGTGATCGCGGCGAGGCCgttggcccaggaagtggagatggaggcgatggaggcctcggtggcacccttgggTCAAGGCCCACCGTCGTTGTGGGAGAGTGCCCGAGAGGTGGAGGTCCTtctgatctcctccgacgatacttccccgGTGCAGGAGATGGTCGACGCCAAGGTGGCCGGCaccgtggaacagccg AGCTGGGATGACCCTGAGGTGGAGCCTTTGTTCACCCTCGAGGACGCGGTCGAGGGCGGGTGCTGGGACACGTTCGAGCAGTACCACCAGCTAGCAGAGCGGtcactacggacggcgctgtccatggtggccgacgatctgcccgaagtcgcccag gtcgaggcggccacggcccaggagcaggtcgccccccTGGCGGCGctggtcaaggagttggaggaggagctcacccacatggccggtgatcgggatgccttcaggtcccgagCCGAAGAAGCcatggcctcgggcaaggctcttgctgggcagctaggagcagagcagagtgcgcaccagctgacaaaag agctggggagggaggcttctagggcggtcGAGGGTACTCAGGTCGAGGCCCAgtgcctgaaggagaaggccgaggcttcccaggccaaggccctgcgctggaaggagaaagccgag TCGGAGGCGAAGGTCAcctgggcagccgaggcttctgtcgcggtgcaggcggtgctcgagaccgagatcggggagcacaacgcGCTGAAGGATGCTGCCCGTATCGCCTGTGAGGCCCTGggggtcgagggggttcagtcaagcagctcccttgggagccatcTGATTGCATTGAGTGGTCAAGTGCGCGAGCGGCTCTGa